AAAGAAAAATTGCATGCGGAGAAAGATGATAAGGTGCTGGAGGACAGTTTCTATCGCAATATGGAATTCGGAACGGCTGGTATGCGTGGGATTCTTGGTGCTGGAACGAACCGCATGAATATTTATACGATTCGTAAAGCCTCGGAAGGTTTGGCTCGTTATGTTGCTGAAAATGGTGAAGAGGCGAAGAAACGTGGCGTGGTTATTGCGTATGATTGCCGCCATATGTCGACGGAATTTGCGTATGAATCAGCGAGGGTCCTTGGTTTTCACGGGATTAAGAGTTATGTGTTTGAGACGTTGCGTCCGACGCCGGAATTATCGTTTGCTGTGCGTCATTTGAATGCTTTTAGTGGTATCGTGATTACGGCGAGTCACAATCCAGCGGAGTATAATGGTTACAAGGTTTATGGTGAAGACGGTGGGCAAATGCCGCCACATGGTGCAGACGCGGTGACGAGATACATTGATGAAATTGATGATATTTTTGCGGTGAAGGTGTCTGATAAAGCGGAACTTATTGCAAAGGGTATGCTTGACGTTATCAGTGAAAAAGTCGACACACCTTACTTGGAAAAAGTGAAGACGGTGATTGTGAATAACGAGTTAGTTTCGAAGCATGGTAAGGATTTGAAAATTGTCTTTACACCGCTGCACGGAACGGGCGGGATGCTAGGTTTGAAGGCGCTGGAAAGTGTTGGTTTCACAAATGTAATTCAAGTGAAAGAGCAGTTTGAGCCTGATCCTAATTTTACAACGGTAAAATCGCCGAATCCTGAAAATCGTGAGGCATTTGAAGTCGCGATTGCTTATGGTGAGAAATATGACGCTGATTTATTAGTTGGAACGGATCCAGATGCGGACCGTCTTGGTGTTGTTATTCGCACGAAATCTGGGAAATATGAAGTCCTTAGCGGCAATCAGATTGGTGCGCTCATTTTACACTACTTGTTGAAACAGAAAAAAGCGCAGAACGAATTGCCGAAAAATGCGGCTGTTTTAAAATCAATTGTAACATCGGACTTAGGAACGCTGATTGCGGAACATTTTGATGTGGAAATGATGGAAGTGCTGACGGGCTTCAAGTTTATCGCGGAGAAAATTCACCAATTTGAGGAGACGGGTTCGCATACGTTTGAATTTGGATATGAGGAAAGTAATGGTTTCATGGTGAAGCCGTTCACGCGTGATAAAGATGCGATTCAGGCGCTTCTTGCCATTTGTGAAGTGACGTTGGATAGTAAGCAAGATGGTAAAACGCTCGCGGAAGATTTGGATGAGATTTATCAACAATTTGGCTATTTTAAAGAGGAGCTCGTTTCTTTAACGATGAGTGGGAAAGATGGCTCGGAGCAAATTGGGAACATTATGAAGTCGTTCCGTGAATCAGTGCCAACAACAATGGGTGGCGAGAAGATTGCTAAAGTCGAGGATTATCAACTTAGTGAGCGTCATTATTTGGATACCGATAAGAAGGAAAGTATTGATATGTCTAAATCAAACGTGATTAAGTGTTTCCTTGAAGATGGTTCATGGTTCTGCCTTCGCCCATCTGGCACAGAGCCGAAAATCAAGTTCTACTTTAGTATTAAAGGTGAAACAGAAGCGAGCGCGACGGAGAAATTAGAGCGAGTTCGTAAAGCTTTGTTAGAAATTGTGGAGAAATAAAGTACGGAAAATTGGCTTAGGGAATTCATATCTCTAGGCCTTTTTTATTGGGGGTATGAGTAATGATTGGAGTGCGGGAAGTATATGGGAAGCTATTAAATGAGCTGGGGTATCAGGAATGGTGGCCTGCCGAAACGGATTTTGAAATGATGATTGGCGCGATTTTAACGCAAAATACGAATTGGAAAAATGTTGAGAAGGCGTTTGTGAATTTAGAGGGGGTTCTAGAGCCTGAGAAAATTCAGGATATGGAATTGGAAGAATTGGCGCAGCGTATTCGGCCAAGCGGTTTTTTCAATCAGAAGGCGATCAAGATAAAGGCTTTTGTTGCTTGGTTTGAGATGTATGATTTCAATGTGGATGAGGTGAAAAAGCAACCAATGGAGCGGCTACGTGCGGAGTTACTTGCTATCAATGGTATCGGTCCGGAGACAGCAGATTGTATGTTGGCGTATGCGTTTGATAAACCGATATTGGTCATTGATGCTTATACAAGGCGCGTTTTCGGGCGTGTTGGATATGAGGTGCCTAAGAAATATGATGATTTTCGGCAGATGCTAGAGGCGCATATGCCAAATGAGCTCCAAGTCTTGCAGGAGTTTCACGCATTGATTGTGATGCACTGCAAAAATCATTGCTTGAAAACGCCGATATGTCAGGGATGTCCACTAGAAAATGATTGCCTTAAAATTGGTGTAGAGTCAATATGATTATTCGCATATTTTAATACAAACCTTTCCTGCGTTTTGCGAGCTGGGCGGTAATGAATTGTTCGTCTAAATAGGAGGATAATTCTATGCTAAATTTGATCTTTCGAATGCCGTTCTGTTTTCGATCGGTTTGGATAAAGAGAACGCCAAGCTCGAAAAATAAATGGCTTAATTGGAAGGTCGTTTTTTGTTTTTGGCAGCAGGCAATGCCGAGGTGAATATATTCGATCGCGTTTAGATATTCGGATTGGTTGGCATAAAGGCGTGCGATATTCAAATAGATCGTAGGCATAAATTCAGAAGGTTCTTTTTGTTTATGTAAGTAAAGGAGACATTGATTCAGATATTTCAAGGCATAGATTTCGTTATTATCGTCTAAATAAGCGAGCGCTAAATAGCTGCTTATTAAGGCTTCGTGCGTGGTGGCGTGACGATTATTAAGCGCAAGAGCTTGTTCGAAAGCTTGAATCGAATTTTTGGGTGCCATTTTATATTGAAGTTCACAAACGCCAAGAAAAAAGTAATAGTGTGTCGCATGGGAATGTGTTTCAAATAAGGCGAGTGTTTTTTTATGTAAACTGGCGTAAAGCGTCTCAAAATCATGACTGAAAAAGAGCTCTTGTAGCTCTTTTTTTAATTGGATAAATGGAGAATCAAGCTCCGATGTGGATAAAAGGGCGTCGACGGTAATGCCAAGTTTTTGACAGATATTATGGATGATGAGGACACTGGGTATTTCTAGTCCTTGTTCGACACGGCTAAGTAAGCTTTGGGAACAAATACCTTCAGCGAGTTGTTTTTGAGTCAGTTCTAGATCCGTTCGTAGATTTTTGATTGTTTTTCCAAGTTCTTTTGTCATTTTTGATCACCTCAATAGTTCAATTTATGCGAATAGTCATTTGAAAGATAGCGGATTCTTTCTTAGTATAAAGGTTACAAGATAAAATTCAAGTAGTATGCGCTTTTTAAAGGAGGCTTGGTGATGACGGAGAAATGGATGTTGCTTGATCAGTCGAAATTAGATCCTGCAGTGAATATGGCGGTGGACGAGAAGTTAATGGACTGGCATCGTGCGGGTTTGATTCCGCCGGTTTTGCGATTTTATGGGTGGACGCCAGCGGGGCTTTCGGTGGGTTATTTTCAACGTACGGAGGGGAAGATTGATCGGGAGGCAGTAGCGAGCCATGGTTTTCGGTTAGTACGGCGCCCAACTGGAGGTCAGGCGGTGCTTCATGATGATGAGTTGACGTATAGTTTTGTTATTTCGGAGGAGCATCAAGGTGTGCCAAAAACGATTAAAGAGGCTCATAAACTAATTTCGGAGGCGCTTCTGTTGGGATTGGAAAAGTTGGATATTGATGCGAGTTTTGCCATGCCGGATGAGAAAAAGCAGGCTAGTGGGACGGCGATTTGTTTTGAAGAGCCATCTTGGTATGAAATCACGCTAAATGGAAGAAAAGTGATTGGTAGTGCGCAGGCGAGGCACGACGGGATTTTGTTGCAGCATGGTTCGATACCGCTACATATGAATGCTGTTGAATTATTTGATCTGTTTGTTTTTGAGAACGACCGAGTAAAGGAACGGATGCTGCGGGCTTTCGGCGGGAAAGCGGCGGGAATTTTTGATTTGATTGGTAGAGAGATTCCGATAGAGGAGATGAAAGAGGCGTTCCAGCGAGGGTTTGCGGAAGTTTTTGAAGTGAGTTTTGAAACGTTAACATTGACGGATGCGCAGTGGGATGAGATTCACACGCTTGCTGAGCAGAAATTCAGACGGGAAAGCTATTTATTTTCGCGGTAGAAGGGGGATTTTGTGATTGGAAAAGAAGAAGGAACATGTGCGGAAACCGGATTGGTTGAAAATTAAGATTAGTAATAGTGAGAGTTTCAAAGCGGTGAAGAGCAATCTGCGTGAGAATCATTTGCATACGGTTTGTGAGGAAGCTAAATGTCCGAATATCCAAGAATGTTTTGGTGAGCGCAAAACAGCGACATTCATGATACTTGGTGATATTTGTACGCGAGCTTGTCGATTTTGCGCGGTGACGACGGGGGCTCCGACGAATTTGGATTTGGGCGAGCCTAAGCGTGTGGCGGATTCGGTTGCCGCGATGGGACTTCGACACGTTGTGATTACAGCGGTTGCGAGGGATGATTTGGCGGATGGTGGTTCGGAGGTTTTTGCGAATACGGTGAACGCGATTCGGTATCGGATGCCGCACACGACGGTTGAAGTTTTGCCATCGGATATGAAGGGTGATTATGAAAGTTTGAAAACGTTGCTTGATGCGAAACCAGATATTTTTAATCATAATATTGAGACGGTGAGACGGTTGACGCCGCAAGTTCGGCATCGTGCGACATATGATCGGTCACTTGAGTTATTGCAACGTGTTCGGGATATGGAGCCAGAATTGCCGACGAAATCGAGTATTATGGTTGGGCTTGGTGAGACGCGCGAGGAAATTTTGGAAACGATGGATGATTTATTGGCGCATGGTGTTGAAATTTTGACGATTGGACAGTATTTGCAACCCTCTAAAAAACATTATCCAGTGGAGCGTTACTATGACCCACGTGAGTTCAGGGAATTGAAACGGATAGCTCGGAAAAAAGGCTTTATTCATTGTGAGTCTGGTCCGATGGTACGCTCAAGTTATCATGCGGATGAGCAGGTGAATGCGGCTGCAAAAAGGCGACGGGAGCAAGCAGGATTATAATATGTAAGAAAAACCATCGCTCCGATTGATGCAGAGCGATGGTTTTAAGTGTGTTAGTGTTTATTTTACTGTAACATCAATGCGTTTGATTTCTTTGTATTGTGCATCTACGAATACGACTTCGGCTTTGTCTGTTTTGTTTTTAATTAGTCCGAAGATACCTTTTAGCGTGTATGTGCCGTTTGCAATATCTAAATCTGCTTGTTTCACTACAACACCGTTAACCCATAGGCGAACTTTTGAAGTGCCTTCACCGTATGAACCGCTAAGTGTGTTTTGACCGATAAAGTATGTGTCAGCTGTAAATGTGTTGCCATAAGAATCAGAACCAGGAACGCTCACTGTTTTGCGGTTGATTTCTTTATATTGGCTGTCTACTGCGACAACTTCTACTTTATCAAGAGGGCTTGTAATGAATTTATCTGCATTAGGGAACGTATATGAGCCATCAGCATTCATCGTTGCTTGTGTTACGACTTTATCATTAACCCATAGGCGGACTTTAGAAACATCTTTACCAGCTTTACCAGTAATGTTTTTGTCACCTAGGTTTAATTTATCGACTGTCAATGCATTGTCAAAAGTAGATGTTCCTGAAACGGCTACGTCTTGACGGTTTACTTCTACAAACTTCGAGTCTACTGCTACAACTTCAACTTTGTCGCCAACGAGTTTAATGAAGTTTGCTGCTGTTGGGAATTCGTATGTGCCGTCAGCATTGATTACGCCTTGAACTGCTACAACACCGTTGACCCATAGGCGAACTTTAGAAACGTTTTTGCCGACTGTTCCAGTTACTTTTGTGTCGCCCATTTTGAATGGGTTTGTTGTTAGAGAGTAGTCGAAAGCTTGTGTTACTTTTGTTGAGGCTGTTGCTGTTTTGTTGTTGGATGCTTTTGTAACTGTAGCGGTAATTGTTGCATTTGCTGCTTGTTTTGCGATAGCTACTTCAAAAGTACCGTCTGCTTTGACTGTACCAGTACCAATTGTTGTTGTGCCATTTTTGATGATTACTGGTGCGTTTGGTTCGCCTTTACCGGTAACTTTTGTAGAATTGCTTGATAGTGTGTCGATTGTTGTTGGTGCGATATAGTTAAATGCTGTGATAGCTTTGTCTAATTCTGCTTGGACTGCTGTCTTGTCAGTAGCCTTTGTAATGGCATCTACTTTTGCTTGTGCTGCGTCGATGTTGGCTTGTGTCAGGTCAGATTTGATTCCTTTTGAAGTATCGCCATCAACGAATAGATTACTTACTGCGGTTTGCGCTTCAGTAACTAGCTGTGCATCTGTTTTGAAGGTAATCTCTTTTTGAAATACTAGATTACCATTACTAAAAACTTGAACCGAGACACGATGTGATGGAGCAATCATTGCAGGAGTGCTTATTTTTATAAGGCCATCTTCATCAACTATCGATGTGTAGCGATCAAGAGAATCTTTATTATTTCTGACATCAGCAATAAGTCGCGCAAAACCAGTTGCTTCATAATCATCTATTAATAAATATCTGAAATTCGATGATTGTTGTTTATCTAAATTCAAAGTAACTTTGCCATCGCTAGAAACAGAAAACTCTTTAATAGATTCAGCAGCTACTTTTGGTATTTGTTCTGTAAGTGATTTTTGTGCGAGTGCAATATTTGCTTGGAGGGCATCTTTGTCTGCACCATTCACCAGTGCAGCTACTTTTACTTTTGCTGCGTCGATATTGGCTTGTGTGAGGTCAGATTTGATTCCTCTTGAAGTATCGCCATCGATGAATAGAGAGTTGACTGATGTTTGTGCGGCTTGTTTTAATTCTAGGTTTGCAAGGCCTTGATTTGCTTTATCGATCGCTGTTTGCATTGCTGTTTTGTCGATTGTGCTAACAACTAAATTAAGTGCTTCTTGGGCCGCATCAATATCCGCTTGGGTTGTAGCTGGTTTGATATCTTTTGTTGTATCGTTATCGATGAATAAAGCGTCTACTAGAGATTTAGACTTGTCTAGAGAACCATCATAAATCATTATTTTCGTGGGAATACTTAGACTCTCATATTCAGGACGCGTTCCAACATAGCCTTGCGCAAACTCAATATAACTGCCAGGTGCATAACTTGATAAATCTAGATTGAATGTTAATGCTTCCTCAGTCATTGGTATCTGATTTATACCAAATATTAGTTTTCCATCAGCATCAAAAATTCTTAATGTTTCTACAATATAAAGAGAAGGGTTATTTACTGTAATACTCTTAGTAGAGGTAGTTACTGTGGTCTCATTAATCTGTAGTTTTGGATACCTAACTGCGGTTTTTGTAACAGGACTCTCAACACCATTTACGATTTGACTAATAAAAACAGATTTACCTGCTACTAAGTTTAAATTATGAGTTGAGATACTGAATGTACCATCGGCATTGATGTTTGTATATTCATAAGTTGCGTATACGGATTGATTTAAATTATGCAACTCTACCTTGATAGATGTTGCGTTAGGGTCTGCCTTACCTGTAATTTGAGTAGAGGTTGCATCAATGGGGTTTACGATTGGGCTTGCGACACTTACTGGTGTTTCTGCTGCATGTGTCCCGATTGGTAAAGTTGTTAACACCGTGCTTGCTAATACGTTTGTTGCTAGGATTACTGTTGCGACTTTTTTGATATTCTTATTCATTGTTTATTAATTCCTCCATAAAATTTTTTTTGAATTTTTAATCTTTTTGTGACTGGCATGTAAGTGAAAGATAGTTACGAGCTTATTGCTTATTTCCTCCTTCAATCTATTCTGCTTATTGCGTCCTGTGGTGATTCCCGTCTGTTTAATGTGCTGTGCCCTTACCACTTCTATATAATATCATGGTCGAACCGACTAAAAAACACAGTACTTCCGCAAAATGGAAAGAGGTTGTGTATATTTTGTGACCATTTAGAAAAGGGAAATGAAACGCCCGGCTGATTTACTTTGTTAGGTTTTTGGGTTTGAATATGTTAGAATGGGTTTGTGTATTAGTATAGAAGAAAGTAGCGTCAATTTGCATAATGGGACTACTTTTTTGAGATAGGAAAGGTTGGGCTAGTGATGGCGACGAATCATTTGCAATTAGTTATTATTACGGGGATGAGTGGGGCAGGAAAGACTGTCGCAATGCAATCTTTAGAGGATTTAGGATATTTTTGTGTGGATAATTTACCACCGAGTCTATTGCCGAAGTTCTGGGAATTGATGAAGGAATCTGGAAAAATGAATAAAATTGCGCTTGTAATGGATTTGCGTGGACGTGAATTTTTCGATTCGATTCAGCCGGCGTTGGATGAGTTAGATAATACGTCATTTATTACGACGAAAATGCTGTTTTTAGATGCGGATGATCAGGTTTTGGTATCGCGTTATAAGGAGACGAGACGTCATCACCCGCTTGAGCCGAATGGTTCTGTTTTGGAGGGCATTAAGCAGGAGCGAGAGTTGTTGGAGGACTTGAAGGGGCGTTCGCAACTCGTGATTAATACGTCGACATTGGCGCCGCGTGAGCTTCGGGAACGGATGAATAATGAGTTTCAGACGAGTGATCGGGAAGTTTTTAACGTGCAGGTGATGTCGTTTGGGTTTAAATATGGTTTGCCGATTGATGCGGACTTAGTGTTTGATGTGCGTTTCTTGCCGAATCCGCATTATATTGATAAGATGCGTCCGCTGACTGGACTGGATAAAGATGTGTATAATTATGTGATGAAATGGCCGGAGACGGAGACTTTCTTGAATAAATTGATGGATATGGTCTTGTTTACATTGCCGTATTATAAGCGTGAAGGGAAGACGCAACTTGTCATTGCGATTGGCTGTACGGGCGGGCAACACCGGTCTGTGGCGCTTTCTGAGTACGTTGGTAATAATTTGAAAACGAAATATGAAACACAAATTTCGCATCGGGATATGAAACGTAGAAAGGGAAACTGAGATGACTGCGACGGAAAAGCCGAAAGTGGTCGTGATTGGCGGCGGGACAGGTTTGCCGGTCATACTGCGAGGCTTGAAAAAACAACCTATTGATTTGACTGCGATTGTCACGGTTGCTGATGATGGCGGGAGTTCGGGCAAGATTCGCGAGCAAATGGATGTATTGCCGCCTGGTGATATTCGGAACGTGATGGTGGCGCTGTCGAATACGGATCCGCGGATGGAAGCTTTGATGCAATATCGTTTTAAAGTGGAGGGTGATTTGTCGGGACACGTGATTGGAAATCTGATTTTGACGGCGTTATCGCAGTTGAATGATAGTTACGTGGAGGCAATTGAAGTGCTTAGCAAGGCGATGCGGATTCGGGGGAAAGTGATTCCAGCAACGGATCGGCCGCTAATTTTGAATGCGATTATGGAGGATGGTTCGCTTGTGCAAGGGGAGTCGGTGATTCCAATGCAGGGCCAGCCGATTGACCGCGTGTTTATTACGCCGGATGATGTGAAGGCTTTGCCGGCCGCGATTGAGGCGATTCATGATGCGGATTTGATTGTGCTTGGGCCGGGAAGTCTGTACACGAGTATTTTGCCGAGTTTGCTGGTGCAGGATTTGCAGGATGCGATTTTTGAAAGTAAGGCTTACAAGGTGTATATCTGCAACATTTTGACGCAGGTCGGGGAAACGGATTTCTTCACGGATGCAGATCATGCGCAGGTTATTTTGAACCATGTGGGGCGGCCGATTATCGACGCGATGATGATTAATACGGCGGAAGTGCCGCGACATTTGATGTTCCCTGATGATGTTATGCAAGTCGAGCAGAATTTTGAGAAGGATCATGCGCTGAATATTAACGTCATTGCAGGCGATTTGCTCACGACAGAAGGCGGATTAGTAAGGCACGCTGCGGATAAAGTGACGAATACATTATTACAGATTCTGATGAATTTGAAAGAAAAGGAATGAGGGTCTATGTCCTTTGCCTCGGAAACAAAGAAAGAATTAACCAATTTAGACATTACAAAAACGGACGCAAAAGTAGAACTGTCAGCTTTTATCCGCATGAACGGCGCTGTCTCTTTCTCTAACCAGATGATGGTTGTGGATGTTCAGACCGAAAATGCAGCGATTGCGCGCCGAATGTACCGTCTTTTAAAAGAATTATATCAAGTGCCGATCGAGTTACTTGTACGCAAAAAAATGAAATTAAAGAAAAATAACGTCTATATTGTACGATTGAAAGCCAAGACGAAAGAGATCCTGGCTGACTTAGCGATTCTAAATGATGGCGTTTTTCAAAATGCGATTAATCCGGCGTTAATCAAAACAAAGAATGCACGCCGAGCCTACCTTCGTGGGGCTTTTCTAGCGAGCGGTTCGGTTAATAATCCAGAAACATCTTCGTATCATTTGGAGATTAATTCGGTATATGACGAGCATAATGAGGCGATTTGCCAATTGATGAATAGCTTCAAACTCAATGCGCGGACGCTGGAACGCAGAAACGGCTACATCACGTATTTGAAGGAAGCTGAGAAAATTACAGAATTCCTAAATATTATTGGCGCAACAGGTGCGTTACTTCATTTTGAAGATGTGCGGATCATGCGCGATATGCGGAATTCGGTCAATCGGCTCGTGAATTGCGAGACTGCGAATTTGAATAAAACGATCAACGCGGCAGTGCGCCAAATCGACAATATCAAGTTTATCTCGGCGGCAGTTGGCTTGGAAGCACTCCCAGGGAAATTGCGCGAGATCGCTGAATTACGTATGACACACGAAGATGTCACGCTACAAGAACTTGGCGAAATGCTATCCAGCGGCCCAATTAGTAAGTCTGGTATCAACCACCGACTGCGGAAACTCGACCAAATCGCGGACCAATTGCGAAGCGGCGAATCTCCATCACAGCTCGGCTTGAGAGTACCATCTAAATAAAAAAAGAAAAACGAAAAGGATGCGATCAAACCATGTCAAAATTGTTTTCTACGTATAAAATTAAAAATCTTACTCTGAAAAACCGCCTTGCGATGTCCCCAATGTGTATGTATTCCGTTGAAACAGACGATGGAGTGGCAAATGATTTCCATTTCGCACATTACGTTTCCCGTGCAGCAGGTCAAGTTGGCCTCATCGTACTAGAAGCAACTGCGGTTCAAGCGGTCGGCCGGATTTCCCACGGCGATCTAGGATTATGGAATGACGAACAAATTCCAGCGTTAAAACGAATTGTGGATGGCGTTCATTACCACGAAGCAGCTATCGGAATTCAATTGGCACACGCAGGTCGAAAAGCAGTTTTAGACGTAGATCCAGTTGCACCAAGCGCTGTAGCATTTGATGATGAAAGCAAAAAACCGCACGAACTAACGGCGGCTGAAATAGAAGAAGTTGTTGCTGATTTTAAAAAGGCAGCATTCCGTGCAAAAGAAGCAGGTTTTGACGTTATCGAAATTCACGCGGCACACGGCTATTTATTGCATGAGTTTTTATCGCCAATCTCGAACTTGCGCGACGATGAATACGGCGGCCCAGCAGGGAACCGTTACCGCGTATTGGGCGACGTGATTAAAGCAGTCCGCGAAGTATGGGACGGTCCTCTTTTCGTTCGTATTTCGGCAACAGATTATGCACATGGCGGCTTGACTGTAGATGATTATATCCCATTCGCCAAATGGATGAAAGCAGACGGCGCGAATTTACTAGATGTCAGCAGTGGCGCGCTAGTAAACACTGTTCCAAAAGTATTTCCAGGATATCAAGTTCCATTCGCTGAAAAAATCCGCACTGGCGCAGGAATCGCAACAGGCGCAGTAGGTCTAATTACGACAGGCGTTCAAGCAGAAGAAATTTTGCAAAACGAACGCGCAGATCTGATTTTCTTAGGACGCGAGTTGTTGCGTGACCCGTATTGGGCTAGAACAGCTGCGAAGGATGTTCGTGGAGAAGTGACTCCGCCTGAGCAGTATTCGCGTGGTGGTTGGTAACGAGAT
The sequence above is drawn from the Listeria weihenstephanensis genome and encodes:
- the namA gene encoding NADPH dehydrogenase NamA, with amino-acid sequence MSKLFSTYKIKNLTLKNRLAMSPMCMYSVETDDGVANDFHFAHYVSRAAGQVGLIVLEATAVQAVGRISHGDLGLWNDEQIPALKRIVDGVHYHEAAIGIQLAHAGRKAVLDVDPVAPSAVAFDDESKKPHELTAAEIEEVVADFKKAAFRAKEAGFDVIEIHAAHGYLLHEFLSPISNLRDDEYGGPAGNRYRVLGDVIKAVREVWDGPLFVRISATDYAHGGLTVDDYIPFAKWMKADGANLLDVSSGALVNTVPKVFPGYQVPFAEKIRTGAGIATGAVGLITTGVQAEEILQNERADLIFLGRELLRDPYWARTAAKDVRGEVTPPEQYSRGGW